Genomic window (Achromobacter sp. B7):
CCGAACTGGCGGTGTTGATTGCCGCCGGCCTTGTCGCGATAGTGGCGGCGCGTTTGATCAACCGCCGGCAAGACGAGGCCGCGCGCCTGTCCACGGTCTTGTGGCGCGCGCTGATCATCGGGCTGTTGGTCGCCCGGCTGGCTTTCGTCTGGCGCTACCGAAACAGTTACCTGCCCGACCCCATCAACATCCTGGACATCCGCGACGGCGGCTGGAACGGCATGGCCGGGCTGGCGGCGGCCTGGGTCTATGCGCTGGCCGTGGTGCTGCGCCGGCACGCGCCGCGCGCGGCGTTGCTGGGCGCGTTGGCCCTGGCCAGCGCAACCTGGCTCGGCGGCAGCCGCTGGCTGGCGCCCACGCCGCAGGCGCATCCGGAGATGACCGATATATTCGTCCATAACATGAACGGCGCGATGGCCGACCTGTCCGACTTTCGCGGCAAGCCTACCGTGATCAACCTGTGGGCCAGCTGGTGTCCGCCCTGCCGTCGCGAGATGCCCGCCTTTGCCGCCGCGCAGGCCGCCAATCCGGACGTCAACTTCGTCTTTCTGAACCAGGCCGAGGCCAAGCCCGAGGTGACGCGGTTCTTGAAGGACCATGCGCCGACGTTGCGTAACGTGCTGATCGACCCGGGCGCCGAAGCGTCGCGCGAATTCAGCAACCGCGGGCTGCCCGCCACGCTGTTCCTGGATGCCCAGGGGCGCGTGATCGATGTGCGCGTGGGCGAGCTGTCTGCTGCATCACTGGCGCAGCGGGTAGAGGCGACGCGGGCAGCAAGCGCGCGCGCCGCCGATGTGCCGGGCGCGGGTGACTGAATGCCTACAGCGCCCCCCAAGGCAGCGCGCGTCCGGCTACCGTGCGCTCGAACAGTCGCAGGCGCTGGCCGATATGCGTCGGGCTGTCTTGCAGCCGCAGCACCAACACCGGCCCGTCGGGCAGTGCACGCGCCGTCCCGATAATGGCGACGGCGGTGTCCGCGCCCTCCTCGGCACTGGGTTGCGTCGTCCAGGCCAGCACCTCGCCCTCATTCACCGCCACCGCCTGGGCGCCGTCGTGGCCGCACGCCGGGCACCACAGGCGGGCGGGATAGACGCGATGGCCGCAAGCGCGGCATTCGTGCACATGCAGGCTCATGATTCCTCCCGGCTTAACACGGCGGCGTTGGCGCACATGCCGTAGCGCAGCTGCACCATGCCGTAGCCGGTGACGACGCCATGCCGTGCGCCCGGCAATTGGCGTGCACCCGCTTGGCCCAACAGTTGCCGCGCCACTTCGACCACGCCGTGCATGCCGCCCGCCGTCCCGGCCTGCCCGGCCGATAACTGCCCGCCCGCCGTGTTCACGGGCAACTGGCGCGTGGCGATACGGCGGGCGATGAACCCGGGCAAGTCGTTTGCGTCGGCATAGCCCAGGTCGCAAAGCTGCGCCACGGCCATCGCCGGATAGTCGTCGTACACGCTGACCACATCCATGTCTTGGGGACCCATTCCCGCCTCTTGCCACAGCCCGTCGGCCAGCTCGGCCACGCCGGTTTGCAGGCCGTCGCCTTCCTGCTGGTCGTGGTTATAGCGCGCGCCACTGGACACCAGCCGCAGGTGCACACCCGTGGGCCGGGCCTGCAAGAGCAGGGCGCTGGCCCCGCTGACAACCGGCACGCAATCCAGCCGCCCCAACGGTGGCGCCACCACCGGCGCGTCCAGGTACTGCGCCAGCGTCAAGGGCGCGCGATAAGCGGCGTTGGGGTTGTCGGCGGCCCAGGCGCGCTGCGCAACGCACAGCGCGCCGTAGTCTTCGCGGCGCAGCCCCGTTTGGGCCATCTGCCGCTGGGTCAGCATTGCGAACAAGGGATTGGGCCCCTGGCAACCCAGCGGACTGAGATAGTCCTGCGCGCTGCGGTTGTATCCGCGCACCAGCTGCGCGAAGTCCGCGCCGGTGAAATGGTCACCAGACACCAGCACAATGGTCCGCGCCTGCCCCGCTTGCAATGCCAGCCACGCCTGCCGCAGCAGGTTGATGGCGCTGGCGCCGCCCAGTTCGTCCTGCATGCACCAGTGAAGCCGCAGCCCCAGCTGCCAGGCCAGGTCGATGGCGCGATCCGGCCGCAACGTGAACGATGCCACGCCCAGCCCATCCACCTGGGCGGGCGACAGGCCCGCGTGGCGCAACGCCTGCCCCACCGCCTGTGCCATCAAGCCCGCCGTGGTGCACTCGGCGTCGGGATGGCGCAGCGCGGGGGTTTCGCCCACCGCGACGATGCCGGGCCCGTCTGTGCCGGCCGGGCTCATTCCGTATCCTGCCTGGGCGGGTTACGGGTCAGCAGCAAGGTCACCACCGTGATGGCCGCCATGCCCACCAGAAACCACGCGACGGGCGTGGCCGATTCATATTTGCGCAGCAGCGCCATGGCAATCAACGGCGACAGGCCACCGGCAAACACCGACGCCAGTTCATGCCCCAACGCCAAGCCCGTGTAGCGCACTTCGGCCGGGAACAGCTCGGCAAAATACGCGGGCTGCGTGCCGATCATGGCGGCGTGGCACACGGTGTTGCCCAAAAAGAACGCCAGGAAAATCCACAGGGGCTCTTTGGTCTGCACCATCCAGAAGAAAGGAAACGCCACCAGCACCAGGCCGACGGACCCGATCAAATACACCGCGCGCCGCCCGATGCGGTCGGACAGATGGCCAAACCACACCAGCGTGCCCAGTTCGATGAACATGGACACCAGCACGCCGCCCAGCATCACATCATTCGAGATGCCCAGGAACTTGCCGTAGGCCAGGGCAAAGGCCAGGAAAATGTACGAGCCGCCGTTTTCCGCCACGCGCAAGCCCATCGCCGTCAGCACCTGACGCGGATAGCGGCGAAACACCTCTACGGCCGGCATGCCGCGCTTGGCCGTTTTTTTGGCCTGCACGAATTCCTCGCTTTCCGGAATGTGCTTGCGGATGTACAGCCCTACGCCAAAGATCAGCACGCTAAGCAGGAACGGCAGGCGCCAGCCCCAGCTCATGAACATGTCCTTGGGCAATTGCTGCGCCAGCATGAAAATGCCGGACGACAGCACGAAGCCGCCCGCCACGCCCAATTGACTGAACGACGAAAAATAGCCGCGCCGCTTGCCGCCCACGGCTTCGCTGATCAGCAACACGCCGCCGCCCCACTCACCGCCCGCCGCGGCGCCTTGCAACACGCGCAGCACCACCATCGCCACCGGCGCCCAGAAGCCGATCTGCTCGTACGTGGGCAACAGCCCGATCAGGAACGTGGCCGCGCCCATCAGGCCCAGCGTCCATTCCAACGCCAGCTTGCGGCCGTAGCGGTCGCCGATGTGGCCGAAGATCACGCCGCCCAGCGGGCGCGCCAGAAATCCCACGGCAAAGCCCGCGAACGCGCCCATGGTGCCCAGCAAGGGGTCGGTGCCCTTGGGGAAGAACAGGTCGCCGAAAACCAGCGCGGCTGCCGTGCCGTAGATGAAAAAGTCGTACCACTCCATCGCGTTGCCCGCGACGGATGCCGCCACGACGCGCCGGGTTCGCTTGCGCTTTGCTTCGTCGTCGGCGGACAGCGCCGCCCCTTTGTATGCCATCGTCATTGCCGCCCCTTGGATTTTTGAATGGATGAATGGCGCGTCAGCGCGCCACGCGATAACCGGCCGCATCCCTGTCCCAGGTGTCGCCGGTAATACCTTCTTCCCGCAAACGGAACTTGCGGACCTTGCCGTTCTCGGTGCGCGGCAGATCGTCCAGCACGCGCACGTAGCGCGGCACGGCGAAATACGGCATGCGGGGCTGGCAAAAATCAAGCAGGCCTTCGGGCGTGGGCGCGTGACCGGTCTTGTAGACCAGCGCGGCCATCACTTCGTCTTCGGCCAGTTCGGAACGCACGGCGTACACCGCCGCCGTGGCGACGGCGGGATGCGACAGCAGCACCTGTTCCACTTCGTACGACGAAATGTTCTCGCCCCGGCGGCGGATGGCGTCTTTCATGCGGTCTAGAAAGCGGAAATAGCCATCGGCATCGCGCACGACGCGGTCGCCCGTGTGAAACCACAGGTTGCGCCAGGCTTCGACGGTCTTGTCGGGCATGCCGAAATAGCCGGTGGCAATCGCAAACGGCGGACGCGCGCGCAGCAGCAGTTCGCCCGGTTCGCCATCCGGCACGGGCGCGTCATGGTCGTCGGCGACGATGGCGTCAAATTCCGGCGCCACCCGGCCCATCGTGCCCGCGCGCTGGTCGGCCAGCACGCCGCCCAATGCAAAGTTGGTTTCCGTGGACCCATAGCCTTCCAGCAACGCCATGCCGGTGCGCTCGGCGAACACGGCATGAAAACGTTCGGGTACGCCGGGCGCCAAGGCAATGCGCGTGCGGTGTCCGCGTTCTGACGGGCGGGATTCTTGCGCCAGCAACATCGGCACCATGGCGCCCAACAGATACGTGACGGTGGCGCCCGTGGCTTGCAGGCGGTCGAAATAACGGCTGGCCGAAAACCGTTCGTCGCAGATGATGGACGCGCCCGTCACCAACGCCTGGAAGCAGGCGTTCAGGGCGTTGGTGTGAAACAGCGGCAGGCTGGTGTAGAGCACGTCGGCATCCGAGATTTCCAGATTGCGCGCGGCGATCTTGCCCCACCAATAAAACTGCGCGTGCGGACAGCACACGCCCTTGGACGGGCCAGACGTGCCCGACGTATACAGAATGGCCAGCATGTCGCCCGGCTGGATCGTGGCGGCAGGCAATGGCGGCGTGTCGGCGTGCGGGGCCGGCGGCGGCGCGCTGGCGGGTACGGGCAATTGGCAATCGGGGTCGGCGGGATCCAGCAACCAGATCGCGCGCAGGGCCAACGGCGCATCGTGCGCGGGTTGCCGACCGGCAGGCGCGGGTTGCGCGGGTTGCGCGTCCTGCACGGGTTGCACTGGTTGCGCCGGCTGCCCAGCGTGCGACAGCGACGCCAGCGCCGCCACGGCCGGACAGGACGCCGCGTCCGCCACCAACAACACGCATCCGCTGTTGCCCAACATGTGCTGCAACTGCATGCCGCGCGACGCGGTGTTGATGGGCACCACCACCGCGCCCAGCCAGCCGCAACCCAACACTATCGACAGGAACTCATGACGGTTGCCGGCCATGAGGCCCACGCGATCGCCGCGCTTGACGCCCGCGGCAGCCAGCCGCGCGGCCCAGCTTGCCGCATGCGCCGGCGCATCGCCAAACCGCAACGCACCGCCCGGCGCCTGCACCCACAGGCGATCTCCCAAGCGGGCCGCCTGTTCCACCAACAGCGACGGTAATGTCAACGCATGCATGACGACGGTTCCCCTGTTGCACTCTTGTGTAGTTGCGGTCGCATCAGCGTGCAGGCACGTCGCGGCCGGTGTGTAGCGTGAAATTAGTCTAGGAATCAACTATTTATGTGTCAAATTTATGGGTATTATTTATCTTATAAATGCGATTGATATCAGGGGCATGCGTGGACTTCGACTTGAATCTCATGCGGGTTTTCCTGACCGTGCTGCACGAGCGCAGCGTGACGCGCGCGGCGCAACGGCTGAACCTGACTCAGCCGGCCGTCAGCTACGCGCTGGCCCGTTTGCGCGAACAGTTTGACGACCCGCTTTTCGTGCGCACCGCCACCGGCATGCAGCCCACGCCGGTGGCGTTTGCGTTGGCCGACCCCATCGAACGCGGCATGAACAGCTTTGCCGAGGCGGTCAGCCTGCGCCAACAGTTCACCCCCGCCACCAGTACCCGACGGTTTCGGCTGTCGATGTCGGACATCGGTGAAATGGTGTTTTTGCCGCCGTTGATGGAACGCGTGCACGCCTTGGCGCCGCGCCTGCGGGTCGAGGTGCTTGAGGTTCCGCTGGAGCAACTGCCGCAGGCTTTGAAGGACGGCCAGGTGGACTTGGCCATTGGCAACCTGGCCGGGCTGGCGCGCCATACGTGCCACGCCGACCTGTTCAGTGAACGCTATGCCTGCATGGGGCGGCGCGGCCATCCCGTGCTGTCGGCGGGCTTGACGCGCGGGCAGTTCAAGCGGCTGGATCACATCCTGGTGGCCTCGCGCGCCAGTGCCCACCGGCTGCTGGACGATGTGCTGGGCGAAGCGGGCTTGCAACGCCAGCCGTACCTGACGCTGCCGCATTTCTCGGCCGCCGCCGAGATCGTGCGGCGCACCGATCTGACCGTGACGCTGCCGCATCGCGCAGCGCTTTGGTTCAACCGCGACAAGGCGTTTGAGATCCGGCCGCTGCCGATTGCGCTGCCGCCCTTGTCGGTCACCGTGCACTGGCATGCGCGCTTCGAGAGCGACCCGGGCACGATGTGGCTGCGGCGGCAGGTCCAGGCCACGCTGGCCGACGCCGCGCCGGACGCCGCCTTGGCGGACCGCGCCTGATCTGCTCGAAGCGCGCAACAGACTCTGGCAAAGACAGGGATAGATCGACGGGATTCACGCCACTAGACTGGCCGCTTCCCTGATCCCACCCTGCGAGCCGCAATGACCCTCTTCCCTTTCGCACGCCGCCTGCTACAGACCGCCGCGCTGGCGCTGTTGATCGCCCCCGTGCTGAATGCCCCCGCCCGCGCCGCCGGCACGGACCTGACGCTGACCCATTTCAACCCGGGCAACGACGCCATCTTTCCGGTGTCTTCCGTCCTGGTCGCCGGCAAGCGCGATGCCATTTTGATTGATGCGCAATTTGGCAAGTCGCAGGCGGAAAAGGTGGTGGCGATGGTGCGTGACAGCGGCAAGACGCTGACCACCATCTACATCAGCCACGGCGATCCTGACTTCTACTTCGGCCTGGACACCGTGTTGGAAGCCTTCCCGGGCGTGCGCGTTGTTGCCACTGAGCCGACCGTGCGGCACATCAAGGAAACCGTTGATGGCAAATTGGCGTTCTGGGGTCCCAAGCTGGGTGCGGACGCGCCGGCCAAGGCCGTGATCCCGCAGGTCCTGGCTGGCAACTCACTCACGCTGGAAGGTCATCAGCTTGAAATCACCGGCCTGGACGGCGCGCAGCCTGATCGCAGCTATGTGTGGATTCCGTCGCTAAAGGCAGTGGTGGGCGGCGTTGTGGTGTTCGGCAATCTGCACGTGTGGATGGCGGACACGCAGACGCCGCAGTCGCATAAAGACTGGCTGGCCACGCTGCAACACATCGAAGCGCTCAAGCCGGTCACGGTCATTCCCGGCCACTACGCTCCCGGCGCGCCGCTGACGCTGGAATCGGTGCGCTACACGCAGGGATATATCCGCGCCTTTGACGCGCAAACCGCCAAGGCCGCCGACAGCGCGGCGCTGGTCGCGGCCATGAAGGCGCAGTACCCGCAAGCGGGCGGCGCCGCGTCGCTGGAACTGAGCGCCAAGGTCGCCAAGGGCGAAATGAAGTGGTAGGCAGGCGCGGGGCAAGCACGCCGCACTGACGACGCGACAGAAGCGTCGCCACCGCAACATTGCCCCAACCGCGTGGCCTTGGCGACGAAGCCCAGGCTACGCGGTCACTGAAAGTGGCTGCGCAGCCCGTGCCCCCATCCCGCGCAGCGGGCCTCAGCGCATCGCCGCCAGCATCAAGTCCAGGTTCTGCACCGCCGCGCCGGACGCGCCCTTGCCCAGGTTGTCAAACACGGCCGTCAACAACACCTGTCCATGCTGCGCGTTGCCATAGACGGCCAGCCGCAGGTCGTTGGTGCCGTTCAGCGCTTGCGGATCCAGATTCGTATGGGTGGCGGCGTCTTGCGGCGCCACCACTTGCACGTGCGTTGTGTCCGCATAGTGCTGTTGCAAGGCGTCATGCAGCTGCGCGATGGTGACGCTGGCGGGCAGCAACCGTAGTTGCAGCGGAATCGTCAGCACAATGCCCTGGCGGAACGCGCCATAAGCGGGCACGAACACGGGCCGCTGCGTCAGCCCGGCATGCGCTTCGATTTCGGGCGTGTGCTTGTGCGCCAGGCCCAGGCCGTACAGCTGGAATGCGGGCTGGGACGCCGCATCGGCGCCTTCGTACGCGTCCACACTGGCGCGCCCGCCGCCCGAATAGCCCGACACGGCATGCACCACCGCCGGATAGTCGGCGGGCACCAGCCCCGCCTGGATCAAGGGCCGCAGCAAGGCGATGGCGCCGGTGGGATAGCAACCCGGGTTGCTGACCCGCTTGGCCCGCGCGATGGCGTCGGCCTGGCCCGCCGCCATTTCCGGAAACCCATAGACCCAACCCGGCGTCGTGCGATGCGCCGAACTGGCGTCGATCACGCGCACGGCGGGGTTGACGACGGATGCGGCCGCCTGGCGCGCCGGCTCGTCGGGCAGGCACAGGATGGCCACATCGCTGGCGTTGATGGCTTCGGCGCGGCGAGCGGCGTCTTTGCGCTCGGCGGCCGGCAAGGTCAGCAGGCGCAGGTCGGTGCGGCCATTCAAACGTTCATGGATTTGCAGGCCGGTCGTGCCTTGGTCGCCGTCGATAAAGACTAGGGGTTGGGTCATGGCTGCTCCGTCAGGAAAAGGAATGGGGGCTGGGTGCAAGCCGTATCATCGACCCGCGCCATGCATAAGAAAAGTCGAATATCATGACCGTCAAATTCATCTTTTCTGAACGACGGAAGATCACCTCATGCGTGAAATAAGCCTAGACCGCTTGCGCACCCTGGT
Coding sequences:
- a CDS encoding TlpA disulfide reductase family protein; its protein translation is MSPAIRIGPLVFPTELAVLIAAGLVAIVAARLINRRQDEAARLSTVLWRALIIGLLVARLAFVWRYRNSYLPDPINILDIRDGGWNGMAGLAAAWVYALAVVLRRHAPRAALLGALALASATWLGGSRWLAPTPQAHPEMTDIFVHNMNGAMADLSDFRGKPTVINLWASWCPPCRREMPAFAAAQAANPDVNFVFLNQAEAKPEVTRFLKDHAPTLRNVLIDPGAEASREFSNRGLPATLFLDAQGRVIDVRVGELSAASLAQRVEATRAASARAADVPGAGD
- a CDS encoding MFS transporter; protein product: MTMAYKGAALSADDEAKRKRTRRVVAASVAGNAMEWYDFFIYGTAAALVFGDLFFPKGTDPLLGTMGAFAGFAVGFLARPLGGVIFGHIGDRYGRKLALEWTLGLMGAATFLIGLLPTYEQIGFWAPVAMVVLRVLQGAAAGGEWGGGVLLISEAVGGKRRGYFSSFSQLGVAGGFVLSSGIFMLAQQLPKDMFMSWGWRLPFLLSVLIFGVGLYIRKHIPESEEFVQAKKTAKRGMPAVEVFRRYPRQVLTAMGLRVAENGGSYIFLAFALAYGKFLGISNDVMLGGVLVSMFIELGTLVWFGHLSDRIGRRAVYLIGSVGLVLVAFPFFWMVQTKEPLWIFLAFFLGNTVCHAAMIGTQPAYFAELFPAEVRYTGLALGHELASVFAGGLSPLIAMALLRKYESATPVAWFLVGMAAITVVTLLLTRNPPRQDTE
- the argC gene encoding N-acetyl-gamma-glutamyl-phosphate reductase; protein product: MTQPLVFIDGDQGTTGLQIHERLNGRTDLRLLTLPAAERKDAARRAEAINASDVAILCLPDEPARQAAASVVNPAVRVIDASSAHRTTPGWVYGFPEMAAGQADAIARAKRVSNPGCYPTGAIALLRPLIQAGLVPADYPAVVHAVSGYSGGGRASVDAYEGADAASQPAFQLYGLGLAHKHTPEIEAHAGLTQRPVFVPAYGAFRQGIVLTIPLQLRLLPASVTIAQLHDALQQHYADTTHVQVVAPQDAATHTNLDPQALNGTNDLRLAVYGNAQHGQVLLTAVFDNLGKGASGAAVQNLDLMLAAMR
- a CDS encoding thiolase family protein — its product is MSPAGTDGPGIVAVGETPALRHPDAECTTAGLMAQAVGQALRHAGLSPAQVDGLGVASFTLRPDRAIDLAWQLGLRLHWCMQDELGGASAINLLRQAWLALQAGQARTIVLVSGDHFTGADFAQLVRGYNRSAQDYLSPLGCQGPNPLFAMLTQRQMAQTGLRREDYGALCVAQRAWAADNPNAAYRAPLTLAQYLDAPVVAPPLGRLDCVPVVSGASALLLQARPTGVHLRLVSSGARYNHDQQEGDGLQTGVAELADGLWQEAGMGPQDMDVVSVYDDYPAMAVAQLCDLGYADANDLPGFIARRIATRQLPVNTAGGQLSAGQAGTAGGMHGVVEVARQLLGQAGARQLPGARHGVVTGYGMVQLRYGMCANAAVLSREES
- a CDS encoding MBL fold metallo-hydrolase — its product is MTLFPFARRLLQTAALALLIAPVLNAPARAAGTDLTLTHFNPGNDAIFPVSSVLVAGKRDAILIDAQFGKSQAEKVVAMVRDSGKTLTTIYISHGDPDFYFGLDTVLEAFPGVRVVATEPTVRHIKETVDGKLAFWGPKLGADAPAKAVIPQVLAGNSLTLEGHQLEITGLDGAQPDRSYVWIPSLKAVVGGVVVFGNLHVWMADTQTPQSHKDWLATLQHIEALKPVTVIPGHYAPGAPLTLESVRYTQGYIRAFDAQTAKAADSAALVAAMKAQYPQAGGAASLELSAKVAKGEMKW
- a CDS encoding LysR family transcriptional regulator; the encoded protein is MDFDLNLMRVFLTVLHERSVTRAAQRLNLTQPAVSYALARLREQFDDPLFVRTATGMQPTPVAFALADPIERGMNSFAEAVSLRQQFTPATSTRRFRLSMSDIGEMVFLPPLMERVHALAPRLRVEVLEVPLEQLPQALKDGQVDLAIGNLAGLARHTCHADLFSERYACMGRRGHPVLSAGLTRGQFKRLDHILVASRASAHRLLDDVLGEAGLQRQPYLTLPHFSAAAEIVRRTDLTVTLPHRAALWFNRDKAFEIRPLPIALPPLSVTVHWHARFESDPGTMWLRRQVQATLADAAPDAALADRA
- a CDS encoding AMP-binding protein, encoding MHALTLPSLLVEQAARLGDRLWVQAPGGALRFGDAPAHAASWAARLAAAGVKRGDRVGLMAGNRHEFLSIVLGCGWLGAVVVPINTASRGMQLQHMLGNSGCVLLVADAASCPAVAALASLSHAGQPAQPVQPVQDAQPAQPAPAGRQPAHDAPLALRAIWLLDPADPDCQLPVPASAPPPAPHADTPPLPAATIQPGDMLAILYTSGTSGPSKGVCCPHAQFYWWGKIAARNLEISDADVLYTSLPLFHTNALNACFQALVTGASIICDERFSASRYFDRLQATGATVTYLLGAMVPMLLAQESRPSERGHRTRIALAPGVPERFHAVFAERTGMALLEGYGSTETNFALGGVLADQRAGTMGRVAPEFDAIVADDHDAPVPDGEPGELLLRARPPFAIATGYFGMPDKTVEAWRNLWFHTGDRVVRDADGYFRFLDRMKDAIRRRGENISSYEVEQVLLSHPAVATAAVYAVRSELAEDEVMAALVYKTGHAPTPEGLLDFCQPRMPYFAVPRYVRVLDDLPRTENGKVRKFRLREEGITGDTWDRDAAGYRVAR
- a CDS encoding Zn-ribbon domain-containing OB-fold protein, encoding MSLHVHECRACGHRVYPARLWCPACGHDGAQAVAVNEGEVLAWTTQPSAEEGADTAVAIIGTARALPDGPVLVLRLQDSPTHIGQRLRLFERTVAGRALPWGAL